The Streptomyces sp. TG1A-8 genome has a window encoding:
- a CDS encoding WhiB family transcriptional regulator, translated as MSGNHTGVAKLPDIVPADDRIPFPHTDQALRCRTEPGLFAIEDIHNTDEDPRAREKALVKAKHACSGCPIVEGCLKWALANLALTKTGVWAATTARDRKQLRKQLVARLGDDWVGVVAEQDRRRRERQRAARVVPPTAREQALTRLELELIPTRPKPYNRWKEPITPAQAASNRHVLELVASAKAT; from the coding sequence ATGAGCGGCAATCACACCGGCGTCGCCAAACTGCCGGACATCGTCCCCGCCGACGACCGGATCCCCTTCCCCCACACCGACCAGGCCCTGCGCTGCCGCACGGAACCCGGCCTGTTCGCCATCGAGGACATCCACAACACCGACGAAGACCCCCGCGCCCGGGAGAAGGCGCTCGTCAAGGCCAAGCACGCCTGCTCCGGCTGCCCGATCGTCGAGGGCTGCCTGAAGTGGGCGCTCGCCAACCTCGCCCTGACGAAGACCGGGGTGTGGGCGGCGACCACCGCCCGGGACCGCAAGCAGCTGCGCAAGCAGCTCGTAGCCCGCCTCGGTGACGACTGGGTCGGCGTCGTCGCCGAACAGGACCGCCGCCGCCGTGAGCGGCAGCGCGCGGCGCGCGTCGTCCCGCCGACTGCCCGCGAACAGGCCCTCACCCGGCTGGAGCTGGAGCTCATCCCCACCCGGCCCAAGCCGTACAACCGCTGGAAGGAACCGATCACCCCGGCGCAGGCGGCGTCCAACCGGCACGTGCTGGAGCTGGTCGCCAGCGCCAAGGCGACGTAG
- a CDS encoding histone-like nucleoid-structuring protein Lsr2, with translation MFTDWTEALEAEALPLDPNLAQQLAAARVTARSSRDKDDMALLLDVLGLPTDESTLTALLPLIPETGDAPTMTNAPAAPALSAHEAMAISMHNNGDSEQAIREATGLSETELSDLIADQVLGLPGVAADAPAINVPVVPLAVSNEVQQLLDWAAAHPAASVRSRAARITADLSELTERRESEAAQREAEEKVAKAKAELEKAQEELRAAKAGTRTTPAAATAPTPIRSGLGSGRTREELAAIRTWARANGHQVADAGMVRKAVLEAYDAAHQAPVRKVG, from the coding sequence GTGTTCACCGACTGGACCGAGGCCCTTGAGGCCGAAGCGCTGCCCCTGGACCCGAACCTGGCGCAGCAGCTCGCCGCCGCCCGGGTCACCGCCCGCAGCTCCCGCGACAAGGACGACATGGCGCTGCTCCTGGACGTCCTCGGGCTGCCCACCGACGAATCCACCCTCACCGCTCTGCTCCCCCTCATCCCGGAAACCGGAGACGCACCCACCATGACGAACGCCCCCGCCGCCCCGGCCCTGTCCGCGCACGAGGCCATGGCGATCTCCATGCACAACAACGGCGACAGCGAGCAGGCCATCCGCGAGGCCACCGGCCTGAGCGAGACCGAACTCAGCGACCTCATCGCCGACCAGGTCCTCGGATTGCCCGGCGTGGCCGCCGACGCCCCGGCCATCAACGTCCCGGTCGTCCCGCTGGCCGTCTCCAACGAGGTGCAGCAGCTGCTCGACTGGGCGGCCGCGCACCCGGCCGCCTCGGTCCGCAGTCGCGCTGCCCGCATCACCGCCGACCTGTCCGAGCTGACCGAGCGCCGCGAGAGCGAGGCCGCACAGCGCGAGGCCGAAGAGAAGGTCGCCAAGGCCAAGGCCGAACTGGAGAAGGCGCAGGAGGAACTGCGCGCCGCGAAGGCCGGCACCCGCACTACCCCGGCGGCCGCCACCGCGCCCACCCCGATCCGCTCGGGCCTGGGCAGCGGCCGCACCCGGGAGGAGCTCGCCGCCATCAGGACGTGGGCGCGCGCCAACGGCCACCAGGTCGCCGACGCGGGCATGGTCCGCAAGGCGGTCCTGGAGGCGTACGACGCCGCCCATCAGGCGCCGGTCCGGAAGGTCGGCTGA
- a CDS encoding TetR/AcrR family transcriptional regulator — MVSRLESAAATRRALVEAAADLLDEGGPGAVTLRAVGTRADVSRGAPYGHFPDKEHLLAAVAARSWGHVSEGLDALIAAEHLTPAERLARALADLMDVGRRRPHTYALMFGVSSTASSEAIAAVSRTHDKFLSIVAGALADPQRARPVGAMLLTSVHGIISFENGGLLETQKWHVTGDQLVEMIIRTATAPQ; from the coding sequence ATGGTCAGCCGATTGGAAAGTGCCGCAGCCACCCGGCGAGCGCTGGTCGAAGCTGCCGCCGATCTGCTGGACGAGGGTGGTCCCGGCGCGGTGACCCTGCGCGCCGTGGGGACCAGGGCGGACGTGTCTCGCGGGGCGCCGTACGGACATTTTCCGGACAAGGAGCACCTGCTCGCCGCGGTCGCAGCCAGGAGCTGGGGGCATGTTAGCGAAGGTCTCGATGCACTCATTGCGGCGGAACATCTGACGCCGGCCGAGCGCCTGGCACGCGCACTGGCCGACCTGATGGACGTCGGTCGGCGGCGCCCACACACCTATGCGTTGATGTTTGGCGTGTCATCGACTGCGTCCAGCGAAGCGATCGCTGCGGTGTCACGCACGCACGACAAGTTCCTTTCGATCGTCGCGGGTGCCCTCGCGGATCCACAGCGCGCCCGGCCGGTCGGTGCGATGTTGCTGACCAGCGTGCACGGCATCATCAGCTTCGAGAACGGCGGTCTCCTGGAAACCCAGAAGTGGCACGTTACCGGCGATCAGCTTGTCGAAATGATCATACGAACCGCAACCGCGCCTCAATGA
- a CDS encoding SDR family oxidoreductase: protein MILITGASTGMGAATARELARRGFHVLASVRRQSDADTLRSAGLEPVLLDITDPEQIASVSKRIADDPAGRPLRAVINNAGIAINAPVEVLSMEQWQRQFDVNFFGHIAVTKAVLPALHASGGRVVNISSIGGRIAMPTYGAYAAAKFAMEAMSDSLRRELAPHGVQVVVVEPGGVKTEMTGHGIERANDTIATLSPTQRSRYGELLQAIINQATSFTDSGLSAEAAALVIAKAATARRPRTRYTIGRDAAVLTRLSRILSDKMLDRILAANLRPHYPKPHSA from the coding sequence ATGATCCTGATTACTGGCGCGTCGACGGGCATGGGTGCCGCGACCGCCCGCGAGCTTGCCCGCCGCGGCTTTCATGTTCTGGCAAGCGTCCGGCGCCAATCCGACGCCGACACACTGCGGAGCGCGGGACTGGAGCCGGTGCTCCTGGACATCACCGATCCCGAACAGATCGCCTCAGTTTCCAAACGTATCGCCGACGACCCGGCAGGGCGACCGCTTCGCGCAGTGATCAACAACGCCGGCATCGCCATCAACGCGCCGGTCGAGGTGCTGTCGATGGAGCAGTGGCAACGGCAATTCGACGTGAACTTCTTCGGGCACATCGCGGTGACCAAAGCCGTCCTGCCCGCACTGCACGCCAGCGGCGGCCGGGTGGTGAACATCAGCTCCATCGGAGGCCGGATCGCGATGCCGACCTACGGCGCCTACGCCGCTGCGAAGTTCGCCATGGAAGCGATGAGCGACTCCCTGCGGCGGGAGCTCGCACCTCACGGCGTGCAGGTCGTGGTCGTCGAGCCCGGCGGGGTAAAGACCGAGATGACCGGCCACGGCATCGAGCGGGCGAACGACACCATTGCCACGTTGTCGCCGACCCAGCGCAGCCGCTACGGCGAGCTGCTACAGGCGATCATCAACCAGGCGACATCGTTCACCGACTCCGGACTGTCCGCCGAGGCCGCCGCCCTGGTCATCGCCAAGGCCGCGACCGCCCGGCGCCCGCGCACCCGGTACACCATCGGGCGCGACGCGGCCGTACTCACCCGCCTGTCACGGATCCTCTCCGACAAGATGCTCGACCGCATCCTTGCCGCCAACCTTCGCCCCCATTACCCCAAACCGCACAGCGCCTGA
- a CDS encoding IS5 family transposase, whose protein sequence is MGQRRPWEVEDGLWERIAPLLPVVERRQRYPGRRRLDDRRVLSGILFVLYTGIPWEFLPQELGYGSGSTCWRRLRDWQEAGVWQALHELLLAELRAADLLDFSRAAVDGSHLRAMKGGAKTGPSPVDRGRTGSKHHVIVEAHGIPLAAILTGGNRHDVTQLMPLVHAVPPVQGKRGRPRRRPGVLYADRGYDYDVYRRAVREVGIRPVIAHRGTGHGSGLGVHRWVVEAAFALLHWFRRLRIRWEVRDDLHEAFLSLGCSIICWRRLKTSFC, encoded by the coding sequence GTGGGGCAGCGCAGGCCGTGGGAGGTCGAGGACGGGCTGTGGGAGCGGATCGCTCCGCTGTTGCCGGTGGTCGAACGCCGGCAGCGGTATCCGGGGCGCAGGCGGCTGGATGACCGGCGGGTGCTCAGCGGGATCCTGTTCGTGCTGTACACAGGAATCCCATGGGAGTTCCTGCCGCAGGAGCTGGGCTACGGATCGGGAAGTACGTGCTGGCGCAGGCTGCGGGACTGGCAGGAGGCCGGAGTGTGGCAGGCGCTGCACGAGCTGCTGCTGGCCGAGTTACGTGCGGCCGATCTGCTGGACTTCTCCCGGGCCGCGGTGGACGGCTCGCATCTGCGGGCGATGAAGGGCGGAGCCAAGACGGGGCCGTCCCCGGTGGACCGGGGCAGGACGGGCAGCAAGCACCACGTAATCGTGGAGGCGCACGGCATCCCGCTCGCCGCCATTCTGACCGGCGGCAACCGCCACGACGTCACCCAGCTGATGCCCCTGGTCCACGCCGTGCCCCCGGTCCAGGGCAAGCGCGGGCGACCCCGCCGGCGCCCCGGCGTGCTGTACGCCGACCGCGGCTACGACTACGACGTCTACCGCCGCGCCGTGCGTGAGGTGGGCATCCGCCCGGTCATCGCCCACCGTGGGACCGGGCACGGCTCCGGCCTGGGCGTGCACCGCTGGGTCGTCGAAGCCGCCTTTGCACTCCTGCACTGGTTCCGCCGTCTGCGCATCCGCTGGGAGGTCCGCGACGACCTCCACGAAGCCTTCCTCAGCCTCGGCTGCAGCATCATCTGCTGGCGTCGCCTGAAGACCTCTTTTTGCTAG
- a CDS encoding IS701 family transposase: MEGMSEAACWAGELELVFARVAGRFTRADLRWRMRDYVRGLLGRATRKNGWQLAEWAGHRTPDGFQRLLNSSVWDADALRDDVRAYVAERLGPGGVLIIDDTGFIKKGTTSAGVSRQYTGTSGKIDNCQIGVFAAYATSSGRALVDRELYLPKAWTSDRDRCRAAKIPDGRGFATKGELARDIVRRCLAAGLPASWVTADEAYGQDWHFRRLLEQTGVGYVVAVPKSQQIKSLAGIWRIDHLIDEAPDDAWQRLSCGDGAKGPRIYDWAGAKLPANIIFDPDPPTHHRWVMARRSLSDPEDVAYYLAYAPVDVEIAELVRIAGSRWAIEECFQAAKNECGLDEYEVRRYVGWYRHITLAMLAHAVLAALAAQAQAGGEAKGAAETDQPPSRSPWQRSGGSWTLSCPTHEPTAIPSPTH, from the coding sequence ATGGAGGGGATGAGTGAAGCCGCTTGCTGGGCCGGCGAGTTGGAGTTGGTGTTCGCTCGGGTGGCGGGCAGGTTCACTCGGGCGGATCTGCGGTGGCGGATGCGGGACTACGTCCGTGGTCTGCTGGGGCGGGCGACACGCAAGAACGGCTGGCAGCTTGCGGAATGGGCAGGTCACCGCACTCCGGACGGCTTTCAGCGGCTGCTGAACAGCAGTGTCTGGGACGCGGACGCCCTGCGTGACGACGTCCGTGCCTACGTCGCCGAACGGCTCGGACCGGGCGGTGTGCTGATCATCGACGACACGGGATTCATCAAGAAGGGCACCACCTCAGCCGGGGTCAGTCGGCAGTACACCGGCACCTCAGGAAAGATCGACAACTGTCAGATCGGCGTGTTCGCCGCCTACGCCACCAGCTCAGGCCGGGCCTTGGTGGACCGGGAGCTCTACCTGCCCAAAGCCTGGACGTCCGACCGTGACCGCTGCCGGGCGGCCAAGATCCCCGACGGGCGAGGCTTTGCGACCAAGGGGGAACTGGCCCGGGACATCGTCCGCCGCTGCCTGGCCGCCGGCCTGCCGGCGTCGTGGGTGACCGCGGATGAGGCCTACGGGCAGGACTGGCACTTCCGCCGCCTGCTCGAGCAGACGGGCGTCGGCTACGTGGTGGCGGTGCCCAAGTCCCAGCAGATCAAGTCCCTGGCCGGCATCTGGCGCATCGACCATCTCATCGATGAAGCACCCGATGATGCCTGGCAGCGGCTGTCCTGCGGCGATGGGGCGAAGGGCCCGCGGATCTACGACTGGGCCGGGGCCAAGTTGCCCGCCAACATCATCTTCGATCCGGATCCGCCGACCCATCACCGGTGGGTGATGGCCCGCCGCAGCCTGTCCGACCCCGAAGATGTGGCCTACTACCTGGCCTACGCACCCGTGGATGTCGAGATCGCCGAGCTGGTCCGCATCGCCGGCTCCCGCTGGGCGATCGAGGAGTGCTTCCAGGCCGCGAAGAACGAGTGCGGCCTGGACGAGTACGAAGTCCGCCGCTATGTCGGCTGGTATCGGCACATCACCCTGGCCATGCTCGCCCACGCCGTCTTGGCCGCACTCGCAGCACAAGCCCAGGCCGGCGGGGAGGCAAAGGGGGCTGCAGAAACGGATCAGCCACCGTCCCGCTCACCGTGGCAGAGATCCGGCGGCTCCTGGACACTCTCCTGCCCCACCCACGAGCCGACCGCGATCCCATCACCCACGCACTGA
- a CDS encoding IS5 family transposase (programmed frameshift): MVERMVPDELWELFERVVPPAPSRPQGGGRRRYGDREVLAAIIFVATTGCTWRQLPPVFGPSGPTAHRRFTEWSAARVWAKLHRLILDELGSRGDLDWSRCAIDSVNMRALKGDLTGPNPVDRGKKGSKIHLITERTGLPLSIGISGANLHDSQALEPLVRGIPPIRSRRGPRRRRPAKLHADKGYDYDHLRRWLRKRGIRHRIARKSIESSTRLGRHRWTIERTMSWLGGCRRLHRRYERKAEHFLAFTAIACSLICYRRLTK, encoded by the exons ATGGTCGAGCGCATGGTGCCGGATGAATTGTGGGAGCTGTTCGAGCGGGTGGTCCCGCCTGCTCCATCGCGGCCGCAGGGCGGCGGTCGGCGGCGATACGGGGATCGCGAGGTGCTGGCCGCGATCATCTTCGTGGCCACGACGGGCTGTACCTGGCGGCAGTTGCCGCCGGTCTTCGGCCCCTCAGGGCCGACCGCGCACCGGCGCTTCACCGAGTGGAGTGCCGCCCGGGTCTGGGCGAAGCTGCACCGCCTCATCCTCGACGAGCTGGGCTCGCGCGGAGATCTGGACTGGTCGCGGTGTGCGATCGACTCGGTGAACATGCGGGCCCTGAAA GGGGACCTGACAGGTCCGAATCCTGTGGACCGGGGCAAGAAAGGCTCGAAGATCCACTTGATCACCGAGCGGACCGGTTTACCCCTCTCGATCGGGATCTCCGGCGCGAACCTGCACGACAGCCAGGCACTCGAGCCGCTCGTGCGCGGCATCCCGCCGATCCGCTCCCGCCGCGGCCCGCGCAGGCGACGGCCCGCCAAACTGCACGCGGACAAGGGATACGACTACGACCACCTGCGCCGCTGGCTACGCAAGCGAGGCATCCGGCACCGCATCGCCCGCAAAAGCATCGAGTCCTCCACCCGGCTGGGCCGGCACCGCTGGACGATCGAGCGCACGATGTCCTGGCTGGGCGGCTGCCGTCGCTTACACCGCCGCTACGAACGCAAGGCCGAGCACTTCCTGGCCTTCACCGCCATCGCCTGCAGCCTCATCTGCTACCGCAGACTCACCAAATGA
- a CDS encoding M48 family metalloprotease, which translates to MLLLNTAAQTALWRSAYAPCVQAYNDQWRLAGETFDARTLLTDGAALEWMVSAPCQQRLASWSSAVTVASFVIVAFVTFAVFWFMPTWRLRRLVRVHASSKSELYQELEDLRTQCRLPVRPRYVIAPGVPTKTALVFGRPGLLVLCLNNGLVKMLREEPVAFRTVVLHEFAHLRNKDVTLAYATVSLWRVWLALVVLPCAVQWAWENWTDSPYWALHYGGRGTAVLAVAIVVVARFTRAEVLRNRELCADLDAYRWGADLSLWQRAAAAERRALGPVRRWWRHLWRFHPHWQRRYEVLHQLEKGFRFYRWYPSVATSFAFLGCFILMPAVLTSPQFPLLWGPAHRILFYGTITVILVTFGSAVPEKTGSSLPSRPERLLWRRRTIVLLCAVVVALSFLVSYPDGT; encoded by the coding sequence ATGTTACTGCTGAATACAGCCGCTCAGACCGCCCTGTGGCGCTCCGCGTACGCGCCCTGCGTACAGGCGTATAACGACCAGTGGCGGCTGGCGGGTGAGACGTTCGACGCCCGAACCCTGCTGACGGACGGGGCGGCGCTGGAGTGGATGGTGTCGGCCCCCTGTCAGCAGCGGCTGGCATCCTGGTCCTCCGCAGTCACCGTGGCGAGCTTCGTGATCGTCGCCTTCGTGACGTTCGCTGTGTTCTGGTTCATGCCGACGTGGCGCTTGCGCCGCCTTGTGCGCGTGCACGCGTCGTCCAAGAGTGAGCTGTACCAGGAACTGGAGGACCTGCGAACCCAGTGTCGTCTTCCCGTACGCCCCAGGTACGTCATCGCCCCCGGCGTACCAACAAAGACGGCATTGGTCTTCGGCCGGCCCGGCCTGCTGGTTCTGTGTCTGAACAACGGTCTGGTGAAAATGTTGCGGGAGGAACCCGTGGCCTTCCGCACCGTGGTCCTGCATGAATTCGCCCACCTCCGTAACAAGGACGTCACCCTCGCCTACGCCACCGTCTCCCTGTGGCGCGTATGGCTGGCCCTGGTCGTCCTGCCGTGCGCGGTGCAATGGGCCTGGGAGAACTGGACGGACAGCCCCTACTGGGCACTCCACTACGGCGGCAGAGGCACAGCGGTCCTGGCCGTCGCCATCGTCGTGGTGGCCCGTTTCACGCGTGCGGAAGTGCTGCGTAACAGGGAATTGTGTGCCGACTTGGACGCCTACCGGTGGGGTGCGGACCTCAGCCTGTGGCAACGGGCCGCCGCCGCCGAGCGCCGAGCACTGGGCCCGGTCCGGCGCTGGTGGCGTCACCTGTGGCGGTTCCACCCGCACTGGCAGCGGCGGTACGAGGTGCTGCACCAGCTGGAAAAGGGCTTCAGGTTCTACCGCTGGTACCCGTCGGTGGCGACTTCCTTCGCCTTCTTGGGCTGCTTCATCCTGATGCCTGCTGTTCTCACAAGCCCGCAGTTCCCGCTGCTGTGGGGCCCCGCCCACCGGATCCTCTTCTACGGCACCATAACGGTGATCCTGGTGACGTTCGGCAGCGCAGTGCCCGAGAAAACAGGCAGCTCCCTACCCAGCCGGCCGGAGAGGCTGCTATGGCGCAGGCGCACTATCGTCCTGCTGTGTGCGGTGGTCGTGGCCCTGTCCTTTCTGGTCTCCTACCCGGACGGCACCTGA
- a CDS encoding plasmid partition protein, with amino-acid sequence MLIANISPRSMGKTTDTGMMGHAFHEAGYRVQLWDADESEHLTQWSELAGFPFPVKHNASAKFAEEYTPLGEAGIDIVDVGHTENHPHIADSVLKVADLVLIHMEPSMADYQRVHQPRTSTPVKTMVGRSAFDRPSRTAPPMWVLLNRVRPNVRSEKEIRGLLADADYNVLTVKIPVLDDIKQATGFPVEHAARGPFGELVTELQERGLIKSA; translated from the coding sequence GTGCTCATCGCCAACATCAGCCCGCGAAGTATGGGCAAGACGACCGACACCGGCATGATGGGACACGCATTCCATGAGGCTGGATACCGTGTGCAGCTGTGGGACGCGGACGAGTCTGAGCACCTGACTCAATGGTCCGAACTCGCCGGCTTCCCCTTCCCTGTGAAGCACAACGCCTCCGCCAAGTTCGCTGAGGAGTACACGCCGCTGGGAGAGGCCGGGATCGACATCGTCGATGTCGGTCACACCGAGAACCACCCGCACATTGCAGACAGCGTGCTCAAGGTGGCCGACCTGGTACTCATCCACATGGAACCGTCGATGGCCGACTACCAGCGGGTCCATCAGCCGCGCACTTCCACCCCGGTCAAGACGATGGTCGGCCGCTCCGCGTTCGACAGGCCCTCACGCACGGCCCCACCGATGTGGGTGCTCCTCAACCGAGTGCGCCCCAATGTCCGGAGTGAGAAGGAGATCCGGGGCCTGCTCGCGGACGCCGACTACAACGTGCTCACGGTGAAGATTCCGGTCCTGGACGACATCAAGCAAGCTACGGGCTTCCCGGTGGAGCATGCCGCCCGGGGGCCGTTCGGTGAGCTGGTCACCGAGCTGCAGGAGCGGGGGCTGATCAAGAGTGCCTAA
- a CDS encoding IS3 family transposase (programmed frameshift) codes for MARPSRYPLELRRRAVRMVAEVRDDYPNETAALQAVTDKLGIGSRETLRNWLKQQEIDAGQRPGTTTEESVQLKALKKEIAELKRANEILKAAAKFLRGRARPATPALVAFIDEHRDRFGGVEPICRTLTEHDCKIAPSTYYAYKKRLAAPSARTVRDTELKELIRQVYTDNYRVYGARKIWRELNRQGHEVARCTVERLMRELGIAGAVRGKKVITTVPDQQAGRAPDRVDRDFVATAPNRCWVADFTHVATWAGVVYVAFVVDTFSRRIVGWSAATSKETQLVLDALEMALWQRDRDERPHIRGELIHHSDAGSQYTSFKLAEHLDAAGIAASIGSVGDAYDNALMESTIGLFKTELIKPQRPWKTLSQVELATAEWVDWYCHRRLHGEIGHVPPVEYETNYYTELTKPQVTPTI; via the exons ATGGCACGACCTTCCCGTTACCCGCTTGAGCTCCGCCGTCGTGCGGTGCGCATGGTCGCCGAGGTGCGCGACGACTACCCGAACGAGACGGCCGCCCTGCAGGCGGTCACCGACAAGCTCGGCATCGGCTCCCGCGAGACACTGCGGAACTGGCTGAAGCAGCAGGAGATCGACGCGGGGCAGCGTCCGGGGACGACGACGGAGGAATCGGTCCAGCTCAAGGCGCTGAAGAAGGAGATCGCCGAGCTGAAGCGGGCGAACGAGATCCTGAAGGCGGCGGCGA AGTTTCTTCGCGGCCGAGCTCGACCGGCCACACCTGCGCTCGTAGCGTTCATCGACGAGCACCGGGACCGCTTCGGCGGGGTCGAGCCGATCTGCAGGACGCTCACCGAGCACGACTGCAAGATCGCCCCTTCCACCTACTACGCCTACAAGAAACGACTGGCCGCCCCGTCCGCTCGTACCGTGCGGGACACGGAACTCAAGGAGCTGATCCGGCAGGTCTACACCGACAACTACCGTGTCTACGGGGCACGGAAGATCTGGCGGGAACTGAACCGGCAGGGTCATGAGGTGGCCCGCTGCACCGTGGAGCGGCTGATGCGCGAGCTGGGCATCGCCGGCGCCGTCCGCGGCAAGAAGGTCATCACTACGGTCCCGGACCAGCAAGCCGGGCGGGCACCGGACCGGGTGGACCGCGACTTCGTCGCCACGGCACCGAACCGCTGCTGGGTCGCGGATTTCACGCACGTGGCGACCTGGGCCGGGGTGGTCTACGTCGCCTTCGTCGTGGACACCTTCTCCCGCCGTATCGTCGGCTGGTCCGCCGCGACGTCGAAGGAGACCCAGCTCGTCCTGGACGCTCTGGAGATGGCGCTGTGGCAGCGCGACCGCGATGAACGCCCCCACATTCGGGGCGAGTTGATACACCACAGCGATGCGGGCAGCCAATACACCAGTTTCAAGCTGGCCGAACACCTCGACGCGGCCGGCATCGCGGCCTCGATCGGCTCCGTCGGCGACGCCTACGACAACGCCCTGATGGAGAGCACGATCGGCCTGTTCAAAACCGAGTTGATCAAGCCACAGCGACCCTGGAAGACACTCTCCCAGGTCGAGCTGGCCACCGCCGAGTGGGTCGACTGGTACTGCCACCGACGCCTGCACGGTGAGATAGGCCACGTCCCACCCGTTGAGTACGAGACCAACTACTACACGGAACTCACGAAACCACAGGTCACACCCACAATCTGA
- a CDS encoding PspA/IM30 family protein, producing MTKQTILGRVAQLARANINALIDQAEDPQLMLDQLIRDYTDNIREAEQAVATTIGNLRLMEQDYREDKEAATEWGRKALAASKKADELRAAGDPVDADRFDALAKVALSRQLQSEREATTAEPTIASSTAVVDKLKTGLDQMQLKLQELHGKRDQLVARAKSAEAQNRMLDAVQSIDVLDPTSELSRFEETVRREEARAMGKEELASSSVDAQFEQLEGLGDATEIEARLAALKAA from the coding sequence ATGACCAAGCAGACCATCCTGGGACGGGTCGCACAGTTGGCCCGGGCCAACATCAACGCCCTTATCGACCAAGCGGAAGATCCTCAGCTGATGCTGGACCAGCTGATCCGCGACTACACCGACAACATCAGGGAAGCGGAGCAGGCGGTGGCCACCACCATCGGCAACCTGCGCCTGATGGAACAGGACTACAGGGAGGACAAGGAAGCCGCCACCGAGTGGGGCCGCAAGGCACTCGCAGCCAGCAAGAAGGCAGACGAACTGCGCGCTGCAGGAGACCCCGTGGACGCGGACAGGTTCGACGCCCTGGCCAAGGTCGCCCTGAGCAGGCAACTGCAGTCCGAAAGGGAAGCCACGACAGCCGAGCCGACCATCGCCTCCAGCACGGCCGTCGTGGACAAACTCAAGACCGGCCTCGACCAGATGCAGCTCAAACTCCAAGAACTGCACGGCAAGCGCGACCAGCTCGTGGCACGGGCGAAGTCCGCCGAGGCACAAAACCGCATGCTGGACGCCGTCCAAAGCATCGACGTCCTCGACCCGACAAGCGAACTCAGCCGGTTCGAGGAGACAGTGCGCCGCGAAGAAGCCCGGGCCATGGGCAAGGAGGAACTCGCCTCCTCCTCCGTGGACGCACAGTTCGAACAGCTCGAGGGACTCGGCGACGCAACCGAGATCGAAGCGCGCCTGGCGGCCCTGAAAGCCGCATAG